A window of the Nocardia sp. NBC_01329 genome harbors these coding sequences:
- the lexA gene encoding transcriptional repressor LexA, with translation MTEYDHLDTSTLPHRQRRILAAIQEWVVRHGFPPNTRQLGDAVGLRSPSSVSKHLKSLEEKGFLRRGAGVSRPMDIRMFLNSGAAARPDGHGVAVPVVGDIAAGTPILADEHTDDVLTLPRELVGRGIVFGLRVRGDSMVDAAICDGDIVVVRRQPDAQTGEIVAAMLDGEATVKVFRRRAGHVYLEPRNPAYEVIDGDQAVVLGKVVSVMRRV, from the coding sequence GTGACCGAATACGACCACCTCGACACCTCCACACTGCCGCACCGCCAGCGCCGGATCCTCGCGGCGATACAGGAATGGGTGGTGCGTCACGGTTTCCCGCCGAACACCCGGCAGCTCGGCGACGCCGTGGGGCTGCGGTCGCCGTCCTCGGTGTCGAAACATCTGAAGAGTCTGGAGGAGAAGGGATTCCTGCGCCGCGGTGCAGGTGTCTCCCGGCCGATGGATATCCGGATGTTCCTGAACAGCGGGGCGGCGGCGCGACCGGACGGGCACGGGGTCGCCGTACCGGTCGTCGGCGATATCGCCGCGGGCACACCGATCCTCGCCGACGAACACACCGACGACGTCCTCACCCTGCCTCGCGAACTCGTCGGCCGCGGCATTGTTTTCGGGCTGCGGGTACGCGGGGATTCGATGGTGGACGCAGCCATCTGTGACGGGGATATCGTGGTGGTGCGGCGCCAGCCCGACGCGCAGACCGGGGAGATCGTCGCCGCGATGCTGGACGGGGAGGCGACGGTCAAGGTGTTCCGTCGCCGTGCCGGCCATGTGTATCTGGAACCGCGAAATCCCGCCTACGAGGTGATCGACGGCGATCAGGCGGTGGTGCTGGGCAAGGTGGTATCGGTGATGCGGCGGGTGTGA
- a CDS encoding NUDIX hydrolase: MGADPGPRVPDDLDEFRTLARARLSVFPRIAVPDTEGLRRAAVVLCVVDTGGSLSVLVIKRAYRGRNAGQWALPGGRVEPGETTQQAALRELHEELGLAMSPGDVLGTLDDFPAASGFAITPLVATLSDITRLHPSPDEVHSVHRAGFDRLAADDSPHWVVRDSARMHDATPGVDAAPGEPGLLQMRLSSDMTIHAPTGAMLWQFREVVLLGSDPKAARVADFAQPDWTHH; encoded by the coding sequence ATGGGAGCAGACCCGGGACCACGGGTCCCCGACGACCTCGACGAATTCCGCACCCTGGCACGGGCCCGGCTCTCGGTGTTCCCCCGGATCGCGGTACCGGATACCGAGGGCCTGCGCCGGGCCGCCGTGGTGCTGTGCGTGGTCGATACCGGCGGATCGCTGTCGGTCCTGGTCATCAAACGTGCCTACCGGGGGCGCAACGCGGGACAATGGGCGCTACCCGGCGGGCGCGTCGAGCCCGGGGAGACCACGCAGCAGGCCGCGCTGCGCGAACTACACGAAGAGCTCGGGCTGGCCATGAGCCCCGGCGATGTGCTCGGCACACTCGACGACTTTCCGGCCGCGTCCGGATTCGCCATCACTCCCCTGGTCGCGACGCTGTCCGATATCACCCGGTTGCACCCGAGTCCGGACGAGGTCCATTCGGTGCACCGGGCCGGTTTCGACCGGCTCGCCGCCGACGACTCACCGCACTGGGTGGTGCGGGACTCCGCCCGGATGCACGACGCGACGCCGGGGGTCGACGCGGCTCCCGGGGAACCCGGCCTGTTGCAGATGCGGCTGAGCTCGGATATGACGATCCACGCACCCACCGGTGCCATGCTGTGGCAGTTCCGGGAAGTGGTGTTACTGGGCAGCGACCCGAAGGCCGCCCGGGTCGCGGATTTCGCCCAGCCCGACTGGACGCATCACTGA
- a CDS encoding phosphodiesterase, with protein MTDQLPANPVSAAVRGAFDVGARLRHARFFHPRGVRLSGRFRAEPEFTRLFGAGDRATIARLSKGVGTPGGVPDILGLAFRVLDRDEKPWDFALATTGQGVAARLSLTVARGWHSARFGSLLPYQWDDSGPLWVLAEPDPGQPPGASLSSLARHVHEHQIGYTVSVAGFGSGRRTVGHLSLRAADPGEHRTDFYDPVLNHPAEVSLLPRAVQWLRESAYDGSRRGRGAEDRETGRVEVLPPR; from the coding sequence ATGACTGATCAACTCCCGGCAAACCCGGTCTCGGCAGCGGTGCGTGGCGCCTTCGACGTCGGCGCCCGGCTGCGGCACGCCCGCTTCTTCCACCCGCGTGGGGTTAGGCTGTCCGGCCGGTTCCGCGCCGAACCCGAATTCACCAGGTTGTTCGGCGCGGGCGACCGCGCGACCATCGCGCGTCTGTCGAAAGGCGTCGGCACCCCGGGCGGTGTCCCGGATATCCTCGGCCTCGCCTTTCGGGTGCTCGATCGCGATGAGAAACCCTGGGATTTCGCGCTCGCCACCACGGGGCAGGGCGTCGCCGCTCGGTTGAGTCTGACCGTCGCGCGCGGCTGGCACAGTGCGCGATTCGGCAGTCTGCTGCCCTACCAGTGGGACGATTCCGGTCCGCTCTGGGTGCTCGCGGAGCCCGACCCCGGACAACCGCCGGGCGCGTCGCTGTCGTCCCTGGCACGGCATGTGCACGAGCATCAGATCGGCTATACGGTGTCGGTCGCCGGGTTCGGGTCCGGGCGCCGGACGGTCGGACATCTGTCGTTGCGTGCTGCGGATCCCGGCGAGCATCGGACGGATTTCTACGATCCCGTGCTCAACCATCCGGCCGAGGTATCGCTGCTGCCCCGTGCGGTGCAGTGGCTGCGGGAATCCGCTTATGACGGTAGCCGTCGCGGCCGTGGCGCCGAGGACCGGGAAACCGGTCGGGTCGAGGTCCTTCCGCCCCGGTGA
- a CDS encoding carboxymuconolactone decarboxylase family protein, producing MRVDIPEDKDPIGYVWGEMVPGIGIAASNFSMAVYAHTTLGLREFEAARLRIAQINGCLFCLDWRTERDGVKVEEGFDAAVADWRATGVLDERARLAAEYAERYAQDHHNLDDDFWSRMTAQYSQAEIVELSMCLGSWLAFGRLNHVLGLDAVCVLPGHAAPSSPGARPGA from the coding sequence ATGCGAGTTGACATCCCCGAAGACAAGGACCCGATCGGTTACGTCTGGGGCGAGATGGTGCCCGGGATCGGTATCGCCGCGTCGAACTTCTCGATGGCGGTGTACGCGCACACCACCCTCGGACTGCGCGAATTCGAGGCGGCGCGGCTGCGGATCGCCCAGATCAACGGATGTCTTTTCTGCCTGGACTGGCGCACCGAACGCGACGGCGTGAAGGTAGAGGAGGGCTTCGATGCCGCCGTCGCCGACTGGCGCGCGACCGGCGTCCTGGACGAGCGGGCGCGGCTGGCCGCCGAGTACGCCGAACGATATGCCCAGGACCATCACAATCTCGACGACGACTTCTGGTCTCGGATGACGGCACAGTACAGCCAGGCCGAGATCGTGGAACTGAGTATGTGCCTGGGCTCCTGGCTCGCGTTCGGCCGGCTCAATCATGTGCTCGGGCTCGACGCGGTGTGTGTGCTTCCGGGGCATGCCGCCCCGAGTTCGCCGGGGGCGCGGCCAGGCGCTTGA
- a CDS encoding NAD(P)H-dependent amine dehydrogenase family protein — translation MISTVVWGTGNVGRAAIRAVDAHPGLELCAVLVHDPAKADRDAGELAGLDRALGVAATTDIDAVLDGRPGAVLYAASGEIRPDDALADIVRAIAVGAAVVTPALYALYDQRNAPSEFREPVLAAIESGRGSLFVSGIDPGWGNDVLPLLVSGLGSVVDVVRCQEIFDYSTYDQPDSVRYLVGMGQPMDQMPPMVAPTVPTMVWGGQIRLMARALGVELDEIRETLQRLPLETTVETATMGKFEAGTQGAMRFEVQGIVAGEPRIVVEHITRIHPSCAPDWPAPPNGEGAHRVIIEGRPRIEVTVEATDEGGNYAAGGNATAVGRLVGAIDWLVTAGPGLYDALDVPLRPAAGKLGRNGHAS, via the coding sequence ATGATCTCGACGGTCGTCTGGGGGACCGGCAATGTGGGCCGCGCCGCCATCCGGGCGGTCGACGCCCACCCCGGACTCGAACTCTGTGCTGTTCTCGTTCACGATCCGGCCAAGGCCGACCGGGACGCGGGCGAGCTGGCGGGGCTGGACCGAGCCCTGGGCGTCGCCGCTACCACCGATATCGACGCGGTGCTGGACGGTCGGCCGGGTGCGGTGCTGTACGCCGCCTCCGGTGAGATCCGGCCCGACGACGCTCTCGCCGATATCGTGCGCGCGATCGCCGTCGGAGCGGCGGTGGTGACGCCGGCGCTCTATGCGCTCTACGACCAGCGCAACGCGCCATCCGAATTCCGCGAGCCGGTACTCGCGGCGATCGAGTCCGGGCGCGGCTCGCTGTTCGTCTCCGGGATAGACCCCGGCTGGGGCAATGACGTGCTGCCCCTGCTCGTCAGCGGTCTGGGCAGCGTCGTCGACGTGGTTCGCTGCCAGGAGATCTTCGACTACTCCACCTACGACCAGCCCGATTCCGTCCGCTACCTGGTGGGTATGGGCCAGCCCATGGACCAGATGCCACCGATGGTGGCGCCCACCGTCCCGACCATGGTGTGGGGCGGGCAGATCCGGCTCATGGCCCGCGCGCTCGGCGTCGAACTGGACGAGATCCGGGAGACCCTGCAGCGGCTGCCGCTGGAGACCACGGTCGAGACCGCGACGATGGGAAAATTCGAGGCAGGCACGCAGGGCGCGATGCGCTTCGAGGTACAGGGGATCGTGGCGGGTGAGCCCCGGATCGTGGTGGAGCACATCACCCGGATCCACCCCTCGTGCGCACCTGATTGGCCCGCCCCGCCCAACGGCGAGGGTGCACACCGGGTGATCATCGAAGGGCGCCCACGGATCGAGGTCACCGTCGAAGCCACCGACGAGGGCGGTAACTACGCCGCGGGCGGTAATGCCACCGCCGTGGGCCGGCTGGTCGGTGCGATCGACTGGCTCGTCACCGCCGGACCCGGCCTCTACGACGCGCTCGATGTGCCGCTGCGTCCGGCGGCCGGAAAGCTGGGAAGGAACGGTCATGCGAGTTGA
- a CDS encoding chorismate--pyruvate lyase family protein produces the protein MTEFLTDTMESDLPSVTRMLLRADGSMTRLLEALVGRPLALDLTDQRITIGGDLDPAVRAALHCDDADPVVVRRSTLTMSDGAAVSWNCVAVVATDDELTALLTDERLPIGHSLAAARRHLARTVLGAGVTRWPVAGSQENLACAYKESVLFDHGSTVVAHLHERFNPAYVPLLETAR, from the coding sequence GTGACGGAATTCCTCACGGACACAATGGAATCTGATCTACCGTCGGTTACCCGGATGTTGCTGCGCGCTGACGGATCCATGACGCGACTGCTGGAAGCGCTGGTCGGTCGACCGCTGGCACTCGACCTCACCGACCAGCGCATCACCATCGGCGGCGATCTCGACCCCGCCGTGCGCGCGGCACTGCACTGCGACGATGCCGACCCCGTCGTGGTCCGACGCTCGACACTCACCATGAGCGACGGTGCCGCCGTCTCCTGGAACTGCGTCGCTGTGGTCGCCACCGACGATGAACTCACCGCCCTGCTCACCGACGAGCGGCTGCCCATCGGTCACAGCCTGGCCGCCGCCCGCCGCCACCTCGCCCGCACCGTACTGGGCGCGGGAGTCACCCGCTGGCCCGTGGCCGGGAGCCAGGAAAACCTGGCCTGCGCCTACAAGGAGAGTGTGCTGTTCGACCACGGATCGACCGTGGTCGCGCATCTGCACGAGCGTTTCAACCCCGCCTACGTACCGTTACTGGAAACAGCTCGGTGA
- a CDS encoding flavin-dependent oxidoreductase, producing MKVLVVGAGIGGLTTALSLHAAGIDARVIDRVQRLHPLGVGINLLPHATGALAELGLHDTLAAQGVATSELVHYDKFGNEIWREPRGIAAGHSWPQYSLHRGRLQALLLDAVLGRLGPGAVRTGHRFTAATQEDRRVQVTVEDHTTGTTAHLAADVVIGADGLHSGVRAHLYPDEGRPRWNGIRMWRGVATTAPFLSGTSMLMAGSNHAAKLVAYPLTTATPGDDEVLVNWVAEVRMAQDAQGEAEWTRTGRLDDVLPHYRDWRIAGLDAAAVLSSSEPLLEYPMVDRDPLPRWSFDRITLLGDAAHPMYPVGSNGGSQAILDARAVAAGLAGTADPVAGLAAYESARRESANAVVLANRDIPMDRTLRTVAERAPAGFDRIQDVLSEAELRAIGDGYRRTSATR from the coding sequence GTGAAAGTTCTCGTCGTCGGCGCGGGGATCGGCGGGCTGACGACGGCGCTGAGCCTGCACGCGGCCGGTATCGACGCCCGAGTGATCGACCGGGTGCAGAGATTGCACCCGTTGGGTGTCGGCATCAATCTGCTCCCGCACGCGACCGGCGCCCTCGCCGAACTCGGCCTGCACGACACACTCGCCGCCCAAGGGGTCGCCACCTCCGAACTGGTGCACTACGACAAATTCGGTAACGAGATCTGGCGGGAACCCCGCGGAATCGCGGCCGGGCACTCGTGGCCGCAATATTCGTTACACCGGGGGCGGTTACAAGCCCTGCTGCTGGACGCGGTCCTCGGACGACTCGGCCCCGGCGCGGTACGCACCGGCCATCGGTTCACCGCCGCGACACAGGAGGACCGGCGGGTACAAGTGACGGTCGAAGACCATACGACCGGTACCACCGCCCACCTGGCGGCGGATGTGGTGATCGGTGCCGACGGGCTGCACTCCGGAGTACGGGCGCATCTGTATCCGGACGAAGGCCGGCCGCGATGGAACGGGATCCGGATGTGGCGCGGTGTCGCCACCACTGCGCCGTTCCTCAGCGGGACGTCGATGCTGATGGCCGGTAGCAATCACGCCGCCAAACTCGTCGCCTATCCACTCACCACCGCCACACCCGGTGACGACGAGGTCCTCGTCAACTGGGTGGCCGAGGTGCGGATGGCACAGGATGCGCAGGGCGAGGCCGAGTGGACCCGTACCGGGCGGCTCGACGATGTACTTCCGCACTATCGCGACTGGCGGATCGCGGGCCTGGACGCCGCGGCCGTGCTGTCCTCCAGCGAGCCGCTACTGGAGTATCCGATGGTCGATCGGGACCCGTTGCCGCGCTGGAGTTTCGACCGGATCACCCTGTTGGGCGATGCCGCGCACCCGATGTATCCGGTCGGCTCCAACGGCGGCTCGCAGGCGATCCTCGACGCCAGGGCGGTAGCCGCCGGACTGGCGGGCACCGCCGATCCCGTCGCCGGATTGGCGGCCTACGAATCGGCGCGGCGCGAATCCGCCAATGCCGTCGTACTCGCCAACCGCGACATTCCGATGGACCGGACTCTGCGTACCGTCGCGGAGCGGGCACCGGCGGGGTTCGATCGCATCCAGGATGTGCTGTCCGAAGCCGAACTACGGGCGATCGGCGACGGATACCGCCGGACCAGCGCGACTCGGTAG
- a CDS encoding YceI family protein: MSGLTGRIHGADGWPVPEAVLTVTDMRGRQICRAISDESGAVSTEPVRPGVHTAVITAAGYQPAARAVQISSSGSGMLGEIALAPVVDAVALPPAGPWTIDPVHSSVIATARHLGISSIKARFAEVSGRLDIADRFEQTSGYAEIKAATIDTGIEMRDTHLRSSDFLDVQNYPLISFLSNGLSRTGGDTWVMSGDLSLHGQRRPVDLALTYGGFGPDPWGGVRAAFHAETTLRRDDFAIDYNAVVRAGVAAVGTTVKIDLDIQVVQGDRLPESA; encoded by the coding sequence ATGTCCGGTTTGACCGGTCGCATCCACGGCGCCGACGGCTGGCCCGTACCCGAAGCGGTGCTGACCGTAACGGATATGCGCGGTCGGCAGATCTGCCGCGCGATATCCGACGAGAGCGGAGCGGTATCCACCGAGCCGGTGCGTCCGGGTGTGCACACGGCCGTGATCACCGCCGCCGGATACCAGCCCGCCGCGCGGGCGGTGCAGATCTCGTCGTCGGGTTCGGGCATGCTGGGCGAGATCGCGCTGGCGCCCGTGGTCGATGCCGTCGCCCTGCCTCCGGCCGGCCCGTGGACCATCGATCCGGTGCACTCCTCGGTGATAGCGACGGCGCGCCACCTGGGCATCTCCAGTATCAAGGCGCGCTTCGCCGAGGTGAGCGGCCGGCTCGATATCGCCGACCGATTCGAACAGACCTCCGGCTACGCCGAGATCAAGGCGGCCACCATCGACACGGGCATCGAAATGCGCGACACCCACCTGCGGTCCAGTGATTTCCTCGACGTCCAGAACTATCCGCTGATCTCTTTCCTCAGCAACGGCCTCAGCCGCACGGGCGGCGATACCTGGGTGATGTCGGGCGATCTGTCCCTGCACGGGCAGCGCCGTCCGGTCGACCTCGCTCTGACCTACGGCGGGTTCGGCCCGGATCCGTGGGGCGGGGTGCGGGCCGCCTTCCACGCCGAGACAACCCTGCGGCGTGACGATTTCGCCATCGACTACAACGCGGTGGTGCGCGCGGGTGTCGCGGCGGTCGGGACCACGGTCAAGATCGACCTGGATATCCAGGTTGTGCAGGGAGACCGGCTTCCCGAGTCCGCGTAG
- a CDS encoding TIGR03557 family F420-dependent LLM class oxidoreductase, whose product MEIGYKLAAEGFGPAELVRQAVRAEAAGFDFVEMSDHFHPWLDNQGHSPFVWSVLGAIAAETDRIGLATGVTCPTVRYHPAIIAQAAATLALLSEGRFTLGVGSGERLNEHIVGTGFPVDVAGRHQLLREALEIIRLLWRGGYRSYDGRYLQLSDARVFDLPEELPVIAVAAGGGNAAEIAAELGDGLFATEPKPELVARYEAAGGNGPRYAEVPMAWAPDEHTAARAALDTTRWAVTGWKVMSELPNPVNFAAASATVREEDMVEKFACGPDPQRYLDVTQPFVDAGFDHLVMQNAGPDPDGFLDFYRAELDEPLRKLAPQPA is encoded by the coding sequence ATGGAAATCGGCTACAAACTCGCCGCCGAGGGATTCGGCCCCGCGGAACTGGTCCGGCAGGCCGTCCGCGCCGAAGCCGCCGGATTCGATTTCGTCGAGATGAGCGACCATTTCCACCCGTGGCTCGACAACCAGGGGCACTCGCCCTTCGTCTGGTCCGTACTCGGCGCCATCGCGGCCGAGACCGATCGGATCGGACTCGCCACCGGTGTCACCTGTCCGACCGTGCGATACCACCCCGCGATCATCGCGCAGGCGGCCGCCACCCTGGCCCTGCTCTCCGAGGGCCGTTTCACCCTGGGTGTCGGTTCCGGCGAACGCCTCAACGAGCATATCGTCGGGACCGGTTTCCCGGTCGATGTCGCCGGCCGCCATCAGCTGCTGCGGGAGGCGCTGGAGATCATCCGGTTGCTGTGGCGCGGCGGATACCGGTCATATGACGGCCGGTATCTGCAGTTGTCCGACGCTCGGGTGTTCGACCTCCCCGAAGAGTTGCCGGTGATCGCGGTAGCAGCCGGTGGTGGGAACGCTGCCGAAATCGCCGCGGAACTGGGCGACGGGCTCTTCGCCACCGAACCGAAGCCCGAACTGGTGGCCCGTTACGAGGCAGCCGGCGGCAACGGCCCGCGCTACGCCGAGGTCCCGATGGCCTGGGCACCCGACGAGCACACCGCGGCCCGCGCCGCCCTGGACACCACGCGCTGGGCGGTGACCGGCTGGAAGGTGATGAGCGAACTGCCGAACCCGGTGAATTTCGCGGCAGCCTCCGCGACGGTGCGCGAGGAGGACATGGTGGAGAAGTTCGCCTGCGGCCCGGACCCGCAGCGCTACCTCGACGTCACCCAACCCTTCGTGGACGCCGGGTTCGATCATCTGGTGATGCAGAACGCTGGGCCGGACCCCGACGGGTTCCTCGATTTCTACCGCGCGGAACTGGACGAGCCGCTACGCAAACTTGCCCCGCAACCGGCCTGA
- a CDS encoding VOC family protein: MPIHETPWPAGTPCWADCQVDDTNRAREFYRALFGWEIADSAPEAGGYLMALRNGRPAAGIGPKPPGSPVPSTWTTYIASDSADDTSAAIVAAGGTVLAAPFDVLDAGRMLVATDPTGAAFGVWQAKQHFGAGVYNEPGAYCWNELHTDGYQRAQEFYAQVFGWTFTEIGDGVNVDYATFALTPDGEPVGGLNDSTKNPGAGPSYWLAWFQVEDTDAVLASATGSGATLLMGPDDSPFGRMGVLTAPQGETFGVIDTSQATEMRS; the protein is encoded by the coding sequence ATGCCGATACACGAAACCCCCTGGCCGGCCGGCACGCCGTGCTGGGCCGACTGCCAGGTCGACGATACGAACCGGGCCCGCGAGTTCTACCGCGCCCTGTTCGGCTGGGAGATCGCCGACAGTGCACCCGAGGCCGGTGGTTATCTGATGGCGTTGCGTAACGGTCGCCCGGCCGCCGGAATCGGTCCCAAACCGCCCGGGTCCCCGGTGCCCTCGACCTGGACGACCTACATCGCCAGCGATAGCGCCGATGACACCTCCGCCGCGATCGTGGCCGCCGGCGGCACCGTCCTTGCCGCACCCTTCGACGTGCTGGACGCGGGCCGAATGCTCGTCGCTACCGATCCCACCGGCGCGGCGTTCGGAGTCTGGCAGGCGAAACAGCATTTCGGTGCCGGGGTCTACAACGAGCCCGGAGCCTATTGCTGGAACGAGCTGCACACCGACGGCTACCAGCGGGCGCAGGAGTTCTATGCACAGGTGTTCGGCTGGACGTTCACCGAGATCGGTGACGGTGTGAACGTCGACTACGCGACCTTCGCCCTCACTCCGGACGGTGAACCCGTCGGCGGTCTCAACGATTCCACCAAGAATCCCGGTGCCGGACCGTCCTATTGGCTGGCCTGGTTCCAGGTGGAGGACACCGACGCCGTTCTCGCCTCGGCCACCGGTTCGGGCGCGACACTGCTGATGGGTCCCGACGACAGCCCGTTCGGTCGAATGGGCGTGCTCACCGCGCCGCAGGGCGAGACCTTCGGCGTCATCGATACGTCACAGGCCACCGAGATGCGGTCCTGA
- a CDS encoding hydroxymethylglutaryl-CoA lyase: MTFTYTPTAHLRDVTLRDGLQLTGKQLDTERKVALVRELLALGVPELEIGSMARPDLVPPLADSLEVIAALTPSELAKCWVWVATPRHVEKAAAAGARNFQYCLSASDSHNQANIGRSTEDSVAAMPAAIELARDCDGAIQLCIATAFTCPFEGVVDPARVLGIAADPRTEGAADIVVADTLGQAVPAQVQQLIQAVGQSTPPRRIVYHGHDTWGLGVANTLAAIDAGATLVDGSLGGLGGCPFAPGASGNTATEDILFATRPDWLTPAVLATVIETGEALLADLGEPNRARTAQGARSEARAFEWVIGDRS; encoded by the coding sequence ATGACCTTCACCTACACACCCACGGCGCATTTGCGTGATGTGACGCTGCGCGACGGACTGCAGCTCACCGGAAAACAGCTGGACACCGAGCGGAAGGTGGCGCTGGTCCGTGAACTGCTCGCACTCGGTGTGCCGGAGCTGGAGATCGGGTCCATGGCCCGCCCGGACCTGGTGCCTCCGCTGGCCGATTCGCTCGAGGTGATCGCGGCACTGACACCGTCCGAACTCGCGAAATGCTGGGTGTGGGTCGCCACACCACGCCATGTCGAGAAGGCCGCCGCGGCGGGCGCGCGAAATTTCCAGTACTGCTTGTCGGCGTCCGACTCACACAACCAGGCCAATATAGGACGCAGTACAGAGGACAGTGTCGCCGCGATGCCCGCCGCTATCGAACTCGCACGTGACTGCGACGGCGCCATCCAGTTGTGTATCGCGACCGCGTTCACCTGTCCGTTCGAGGGTGTCGTCGATCCCGCGCGGGTACTGGGCATCGCCGCGGATCCGCGTACCGAAGGCGCCGCCGATATCGTCGTCGCCGATACCCTGGGCCAGGCGGTACCCGCGCAGGTACAACAGCTGATACAAGCGGTTGGGCAGAGTACTCCCCCACGCCGAATCGTCTACCACGGCCACGACACCTGGGGCCTCGGCGTGGCGAACACCCTGGCGGCCATCGACGCGGGCGCCACGCTGGTGGACGGTTCGCTGGGCGGACTGGGCGGCTGCCCGTTCGCGCCCGGCGCGAGCGGCAACACCGCCACCGAGGACATATTGTTCGCCACCCGGCCCGATTGGCTCACGCCCGCCGTCCTGGCGACCGTGATCGAGACCGGGGAGGCGCTGCTCGCCGATCTGGGCGAACCCAACCGTGCCAGAACTGCCCAGGGCGCGCGCTCGGAGGCGCGCGCATTCGAATGGGTGATCGGCGACCGGTCGTGA
- a CDS encoding 2-hydroxyacid dehydrogenase, whose product MGDRRPVVTATDFLVTTPLPDPGMRLLEAAGSVTVAAARMTRDELADACASGDHRVVVAQLQDEFDAALLERAKIDGISNFAVGYNNIDIAAATANSILVGNTPGVLTDATADLTLLLILAVARRCVEADSLVRSGEFRGWEPELLLGHDVSGRTLGLAGFGRIARATARRALAFGMTVNFSPRPPGDRVVSEEELGEFAGRVRQLPWPELITTSDYLSVHVPLTEQTRHLVDESVLRSMKSSAILINTARGPIVDEPALVAALRARTIAGAGLDVYEDEPRLAPGLAELPNTVLLPHIGSATVPVRAEMARRCAENAVAMARGELPPYPVNPEARER is encoded by the coding sequence ATGGGTGATCGGCGACCGGTCGTGACGGCCACCGATTTCCTGGTCACCACCCCGCTGCCCGACCCCGGTATGCGGTTGCTGGAAGCTGCCGGATCGGTAACCGTGGCCGCGGCCCGGATGACGCGTGACGAGCTGGCGGATGCCTGCGCGTCCGGTGATCATCGGGTAGTCGTGGCTCAACTACAGGACGAATTCGACGCCGCGCTGCTGGAACGGGCGAAGATCGACGGAATCAGCAATTTCGCGGTGGGCTACAACAACATCGATATCGCCGCGGCCACGGCGAACTCGATCCTTGTGGGCAATACGCCCGGGGTACTCACCGATGCGACGGCCGACCTGACGCTGCTGCTGATCCTGGCCGTCGCGCGCCGGTGCGTCGAAGCCGACAGTCTGGTCCGGTCCGGGGAATTCCGCGGCTGGGAACCGGAGCTGTTGCTGGGCCACGATGTCAGCGGCCGAACCCTGGGGCTGGCCGGATTCGGCCGGATCGCACGGGCCACCGCGCGGCGCGCGCTCGCCTTCGGAATGACGGTGAACTTCAGCCCACGCCCACCCGGTGATCGCGTCGTGAGCGAGGAGGAACTCGGTGAATTCGCCGGGCGGGTACGGCAATTGCCGTGGCCCGAACTTATTACCACCAGCGATTATCTCTCGGTCCACGTCCCGCTGACCGAGCAGACCCGTCACCTCGTAGACGAATCCGTGCTCCGATCGATGAAATCATCGGCGATCTTGATCAATACCGCGCGCGGACCGATCGTGGACGAGCCCGCGCTGGTCGCAGCGCTGCGCGCGAGGACGATCGCGGGCGCGGGTCTCGATGTGTACGAGGACGAACCGCGGCTGGCGCCGGGTCTGGCCGAACTGCCCAATACCGTGCTGCTGCCGCATATCGGGAGCGCTACGGTCCCGGTCCGCGCCGAGATGGCCCGCCGCTGCGCCGAGAACGCCGTGGCCATGGCGCGCGGCGAACTTCCGCCGTATCCGGTCAATCCGGAAGCACGGGAACGTTGA